One window from the genome of Cucumis melo cultivar AY chromosome 10, USDA_Cmelo_AY_1.0, whole genome shotgun sequence encodes:
- the LOC127151371 gene encoding secreted RxLR effector protein 161-like, whose product MEVNKKFYMHEGKDLVDPIMYRQLVGSLIYLTLTRPDISYSVAVVSRYMPKPKKPQLETVRRILRYLRRTTEYGLLYKKGQDCKLEGFYDADYAEDHDTRRSTTRYLFKLGCGAVSWCSKKQLTVALSTTEAEYGAATMAAQENMWIKQLMKDLRQEINHAAILYYDNLSGVYLAENPVFHARTKHVEVHYHFIREKVLQEEIEMKPIKTEDQIADIFTKDLPATKHTEFLQQLRMIERPRIVSVEGEC is encoded by the coding sequence ATGGAGGTTAACAAAAAGTTCTACATGCATGAAGGCAAAGATCTTGTAGATCCAATAATGTATCGTCAGTTGGTAGGTAGTTTGATCTACCTTACCTTAACAAGACCTGATATCTCATACTCTGTCGCAGTTGTAAGTCGTTACATGCCGAAACCGAAGAAGCCTCAGCTTGAAACAGTTCGGAGAATTTTAAGATATCTCAGAAGAACAACTGAATATGGCCTTTTATATAAGAAAGGGCAAGATTGCAAGTTAGAAGGCTTCTATGATGCTGATTATGCAGAAGATCATGATACACGACGATCAACTACTAGGTACTTGTTTAAACTTGGTTGTGGAGCAGTTTCTTGGTGTAGCAAGAAACAACTAACAGTTGCCTTATCTACCACAGAGGCAGAGTATGGAGCAGCAACCATGGCAGCACAAGAGAATATGTGGATAAAACAACTAATGAAGGATTTGCGCCAAGAGATTAATCATGCAGCAATTTTATACTATGACAACCTATCTGGAGTTTACTTAGCTGAGAATCCAGTCTTCCATGCAAGGACCAAGCATGTGGAGGTACATTATCACTTCATTAGAGAAAAGGTACTTCAAGAGGAAATTGAAATGAAGCCAATAAAGACTGAAGATCAAATTGCAGATATTTTCACGAAAGATCTACCTGCAACCAAGCATACGGAATTTCTGCAACAACTCAGGATGATTGAAAGACCAAGGATAGTTAGtgttgagggggagtgttaa